CCAGCGGCCACTGCGCCGTCGTCTTGCTTGTGGAGGGCAAGGGTCTGGCGTGTCTTGATGGAGAGGATCATTCCTGACCTCCCCGGATTTTCTCGTGGTGGCGAATGACTTCGGCCACGATGAAATTGAGGAATTTTTCAGCGAAGGCCGGGTCGAGGCCGCTTTCGCTCGCAAGGCGCTGGAGCCGCTCGATCTGGCGCGCTTCGCGGGCCTTGTCGGCTGGCGGCATGTCATTCTGCGCCTTCAGCACGCCGACCTGCTGGGTCAGCTTGAAGCGCTCTGCCAGCGTGTGCAGCAGGATCGCATCCATATTGTCGATACTGGCGCGAAGGCGTTCGAGATCGTCGAGCGGGGAGGTCACTTCTTCTTACCCCCGCCAAGGCCCGGAGGAAGCTGGCCGCCGCCGAGACCGGGAAGACCGCCCGGCATGCCTGCGCCTTGGCCCATCTTGGCGATGTCTTTCGGGCTGACGCCTGCGCCGCCAAGCGCGTTCATCATGCCCTTCATGCCGCCCTTCGACATCTTCTTCATCATGTCGGCCATCTGGCGGTGCATCTTTAGCACCTTGTTGACGTCGGACACTTCGACGCCGGCACCCGCAGCAACACGCTTGCGGCGGGACGCGTTGAGCAGCGCTGGCTTCTCGCGCTCTTTCCGCGTCATGGAGGAGATAATCGCCTCCTGACGCTTGATGACATTGTCATCAACATTGGCCGCAGCCATGGCCTGTTTGGCCTTCTTGGCACCCGGCAGCATGCCCATGATGCCGCCAAGACCGCCCATTTTCTGCATCTGCTTCAGCTGCTCGGCGAGGTCATTGAGGTCGAACTCACCCTTGCGCATCCGCTTGGCCATGCGCTCGGCCTTTTCCTGGTCGAGCTGGTCGCCGGCGCGCTCAACGAGGGAGACAATGTCGCCCTGGCCAAGGATGCGGCCCGCCACGCGCTTGGCGTCGAAGGCATCGAGGCCATCGAGCTTTTCGCCCGTACCGAGGAATTTGATCGGAAGACCCGTAACCGCGCGCATGGAGAGCGCGGCGCCGCCGCGGCCATCACCGTCCATACGGGTCAGCACAAGACCGGTGAGCGGCAGGCGCTCATGGAAACGGCGAGCGGTTTCGACAGCGTCCTGACCGGTCAGGGCGTCCGCAACAAGGAGAGTTTCCTTCGGCTGCGCGATCTTTGCGATCTCGGCCGCCTCAGCCATCATCTGCTCATCGATGGAGGTCCGGCCTGCCGTATCGAGGAAGACAACGTCATGGCCACCAAGCTTGGCCGCCTGAAGGGCGCGCCGGGCAATCTCTGCCGGCATCTGGCCCTGAACAATCGGGAGCGAGGTGACATTCGCGCCAAGCTGGTCTGCCAGAACAGCAAGCTGCTCCATGGCTGCCGGACGGCGCACGTCGAGCGAGGCGAGCAGGACTTTTTTCTTGTCGCGCTCTGAAAGGCGCTTGGCGATCTTGGCGGTCGTCGTCGTCTTACCAGAGCCCTGAAGGCCCGCCATCATGATGACAGATGGTGGATTATCGACGCGAAGGCGGGTTTCGGCATCTTCGCCGCCCAGCATCTCGACAAGACCGTCATGGACGATCTTGATGACCTGCTGGCCCGGCTTCACCGAACGGATGACTTCTTCGCCAACCGCGCGCTCTTTGACCTTACCGATGAAGTCCTTGACCACTGGAAGCGCGACGTCAGCCTCCAGCAAGGCGACGCGGATCTCGCGCAGCGCAGCGGACACGTCCTTCTCGGACAGCGCGCCGCGCCCCGTAAGTCCGTCAAATATACCGCCTAGGCGGTCTGTCAGCGCGTCAAACATCGCGTTACTCCCTGCTTGCCTGTGACCTCACAGGTAAGCGCTCATCATGTTGCGCGCAAAGCATGAGCCCTCCGCTGAGCGAAAAGTCGCCGGGCGGAGTCTTCGCCGGGCTCTGATCTGCAGGGCAGATACGGTCCCGGAAAAGTGCGCTTCATGTTGTGCGCTGGAATTTCAGACGCCGCTAAACCACGAGCGGCTGTGGAAATCAAGTATTGGAGTCGGCGGCGCGCGTTTCAATCTGCTCGCCCAGCGCCGCCATCGCGTCCCGAATCTCGTCGCCGACCAGCGACAGGACGACAAGGTCGGCCCAGCTCCCGTCGGCAAAGCGCGTATGCTGGCGCAGGACGCCTTCCCGCGTTGCGCCGATCTTCTCAACCGCAGCAATAGCGCGCTCATTCTTCTGCGACAGCCACCACGCGACCCGCCGCGCCCGCCACTGATAGGCCCGTTTCAGCATGAGGTACTGAATGTGATCGACAACCTCGCTGCCCCGAAGGTCCGGCTGGATCCAGTTATAGCCGATACGCGTGCGCCGGTTCATCCGGTTGGGATTGAGAAAAGCGGAAAGACCGATCAGGCGGTCATCTTCTTCCCGCACGGCCGCCATGACCTGACCGGTACCTAGCTTCGCCATTTTGAGAGAGTGGTCGATATAGGCGTCGATATTGGTGCCGGTCGCGATCAGCGGCATGGAGCTCCACATATGCTCGGCTGCATTGCTCGTGCGGATCGTTGTCCGGTGGCCCTCATCGAGCGGCTCAAGCCGGAGCATTGCCGTATGTAAACCTGGTGCACCAAGTTCCATGATAAGCCTTCAGTACCGGTCACCCGGCGTAGACAAGCAGGCCAAAACGCCTAGGACTGAACGTGTTATCGTTCGCGTCTTATCGTACAACGCAAAGCCCGCCTTGTCTGCACTTTGCCGGGCTTGCGTTTCGATGAAGTGAGAAGACGAGATTGCACGCGGTCAGGTTCCAGCCCATTTCCGCCGGGCGAGGTGTGAAGAGATGCAGCTACCAACCCTGAGACAGCTCCAGTTCCTGTGCGCGCTGGCTGATGAACGCTCCTTCTCGCGCGCTGCCGATGTCTGCAACGTCACCCAGCCGACCCTGTCATCGGCCATCAAGGAAATCGAGACCCTGCTCGGTGTGCAGCTGGTTGAGCGCGAGGCACGCGGGGCCAGCCTGACAGCCGCAGGCGAAGAAGCGGTCGAGCGGGCGCGGGTCATCATCTCCAGCGCGGCCGATCTTGTGACCGCCGCCCAGCAGGCCGGTGCCCCGCTCAGTGGCCCATTCCATCTTGGTGCCATCCCGACACTTGCGCCGTATCTCCTGCCGCGCACGCTCGCCTCGCTCCGCGACGATCACCCGGAGCTGAAGCTTTATTTGCGCGAAGACCAGACCGATCGGCTGCTAGATGGGCTGCGCAAGCGCCAGCTGGACGCGGCGCTGATCGCCCTTCCCTGGCCGACCCCCGGCATCGAAACTGAAATCCTCGGCGAGGACGAGTTCCTCTTCATTGGCCCCAAGGACCACAAACTGTCCAAGGCCGACCATTTGCGCCCTGAGGACCTTGCCAGCGAAGACCTTCTCCTCCTCGAGGATGGTCACTGCCTACGTGATCATGCGGTCTCGATCTGCGCCCTCAATCCGTCGCGGCCAGGCTCTGATATCGGCGCGACATCGTTGGCCACACTCGTGCAGATGGTCGCTGGCGGACTTGGCATCTCGCTCGTGCCGCGCATCGCATCAGAGGCTGGCGTCGCCGCTGGCGCAGATGTCACCATCCGGCCATTCGAGACCCCCGTCATCGGTCGTCAGATTGGCGTTGCATGGCGCGCAGGAAGCGCACGCGAAGTCGATGCCCGCCTCATCGGGGATGTGGTCAAACGCGTTCTGGCAGGCTGTCAGGGCGAGACAGCAGCCCGCTAGTTCAGCATCGTCTGGTCGATCTCCGCCGTCGTATTGTCTTCGGCGCGGAAGACGGCCTCATCGAGCTCGCCTTCCCACTTTGCCACCAGCGTGGAGACCGCAAGGTCGCCCGTAATGTTCGTGACGGTCCGCATCATGTCGAGCAGGCGGTCAAAGGCAAAGAGCGGCGCGAGGATGACGAACATCTGGTCAGGCGTCGCGCCAACCACGGCAAGCGTCGTCGTCGCAAGGAACAGGCTGACCGACGGAATACCGGCCGTGCCGATTGAGACCAGCGTCGCCATGACTGCGACGGTAAAGTACATGCCGATGGACACATCGATGCCGAGCGCCTGCGCCGCGAACAATGCGATCAGGCCCTGATAGAGCGCAGTCCCATCCATATTGATCGTGGAGCCAAGCGGCAGGACAGAGGACGCCACAGGCTTTCCGATACCAAGGTTCTTCTCAGCCACGCTCAAAGTCACTGGAAGCGTCGCGCTGGAGGATGAGGTCGAAAACGCAACGAGCTGCGCATCGGTGATCCCGCGGAAGAAGGGGATAAGCGGCAGCTTGCCGATGACTTTGATGAGAAAACCATGCGTCAGCAGCATGTGCAGGGCGCAGGCGAGATAGAGGGCCACAGTCATCAGCGCCAGCGAGGACACAACGCTGAAGCCCTGATCCGCCATCACCCAAGCCATGAGTGCCGCGACACCGAAAGGCGCCGTCTCCATGACGATCAGGGTCAGCTTCAGGATCGCTTCTGCGCCCGCATCGAAGACCTTGGCGACCGGTTGGCCAGCCTCACCCGCCATCAGGATGCCGATGCCGAACATGATCGCAAAGAAGATGATTGGCAGCACATCACCCGCCGCCATCGACGCGACGATATTCGTCGGCACGATGGAAAGAATGGTGCGCATGATCGACTCGTAGACGCCAACCGTCTCAAGCGCGCCGCCGCCTTCAAGCCGCTGCTGTGTCTGGGCGATCTGCTCCGGTGTGACCGATGACAGGTCATAGCCGACCCCCGGCTGGAAGATCGTGCCCATGATGAGACCGAGCGTCACAGCGACCAGGGTGGTGAACATGTAAACGCCGATGGCGCGGCCACCCAGACTGCCGAGCTTTTTCGGGTCGCCAAGCGCCAGCACGCCTGACACCAGCGTCAGGAAGATAAGCGGCACGACCAGCATGCGGATCAGGTTGAGGAAGAGGTCACCCAGCGGCTTGAAGATCGCAGCGATCTCGCGTGAGCGCTCAATGCCATCTTCGGTGCCCATGGATGAAATCATGCCGTATCGGACCGCCGCGCCGATCGCGAGGCCAATGGCAAGGCCGATCATTACGCGTTTCCAGAGATCAATCCGAAACCAGGCTTTCATGGGCAGGCCCCTTTTCCTCAACAGCAAGCGGTAACCCTAGACCGCGCCGATACGGAAGCAAAGCCCGCTTGGGATGAGACAGCTCTTACCCGTTTCAAGCCCGCTCATTTAACGCTACAAGCACGCCACATGACTTGGATTGATCGCCTTTCGACCGGCTGGAAAGCCTGGCTTATCCTGTTTGCGCTGACCATGACGGCAGCGGCGCCGGGTGTCTTCAACCTGCCCGCCCTCGACCGCGACGAGAGCCGCTTTGCGCAGGCCTCAAAGCAATATCTTGAGACCGGCGACTATATCGCGATCCGCTACCAGGATGAATTCCGCAACAAGAAGCCTGCCGGCATTCACTGGCTGCAGGCAGGCTCCACAGCCGTTTTTGGCGAAGGCGAAAACCTCGACATCTGGACCTATCGCGTGCCTAGCTGGATCGGCGCGGGCCTTGCAGTGCTCGCCTGTTTCTGGGCCGGGATCCCCGCCATTGGCAGGCGCGCCGCCTTCATGGGCTCGGCGCTTTTTGGCGCGAGCCTGCTGCTGACATCCGAAGCGCACATCTCAAAGACGGACGGCGTTCTCGTTTTCTTGATTACGCTGGCGATGGGCTGTCTCATCCGGCTCTATCTCAGGAAGGACAATGACAAGCGGCTCGCGCTGGCCTTCTGGATCATCCATGGGGCGGGCTTCCTCATCAAAGGCCCAGTTATCTCTCTCGTCGCCGGCATGGCGATCCTCGTTCTCTGGCTCTGGGACCGGCGCGACCATCAATGGATGAAGGCGCTTGCCTGGTGGCCAGGGCCGCTGATCAGCGTTCTCATGGTGCTGCCATGGCTGATCGCGATCCAGATCGCGACGCAGGGCACCTATGTCGAAGGCGCCGTCGGCAAGGACCTCAAGGACAAGCTGGTTTCTGCTTCGGAAGGGCATGGCGGCCTGCCGGGCTATCACCTCATGCACCTTCCTGCGTGGTTTTTCCCGGGCATCCTCCTCTTCGTTCCAGCCCTCGTCCTCTGCTGGCGCTATCTGCGCCATCGTACCCTGGAATCCTTTGGCGATGTGGACCGCGACGCGCTGAAATTCATCGTCGCATGGGCCTTCACCACCTGGCTCTTCTTTGAACTCCTTCTGACCAAGCTCAGCCACTACATCCTGCCCGCCTATCCGGCGTTTGGCCTGCTTTGCGGCTGGGCGGCGGTGAAACTAATGGAAGACGCCCGCGCGCCGGTCTCGCGCTATCTCTCCACCGCCCTCTTCCTGATTGGCGGCGTCGCGCTCGTCCTCTTTACCTCCCCTTGGGCGGTCGAGATGCTTCAGGCCGACAAGGCAGGCGATTTCCGCACCGTGACCGAAGACGCCGTCATGGCGCAATGGCAAGGCGCAAGCGACTTCCCGCTCTGGCTCTGGGCGCCCGGCGCACTTCTCGTCCTCCTCGCAGCAGGCGCGATGATCGCCCGCAAGATCGGAATTGCGATTGCGGGCGGCGTCCTCGCTGCCCTGCTTCTTGGCTGGCAGGCGCGAATCTACGTTCTTCCAACGCAGACCTGGATACAGGCCACCGAAACCGGCAAGCTCGCCCTCGCCGAGGTTTGCGGCATCCCCCGCAGCGATTGCGGCGACACCAAAGCCCCGGACCGGGTGCTGGCGCTCGGCTTTGCAGAGCCGTCCTATGTGCTGACCCTCGGGACGCAGAATTTGCATCCACCAGAAACGCCGACAGAGCTACCTGCCGACGATGCCGCCTATCCAGTCGTCTACCTCGTAAACTTCGAAGATCCGGACGCGGATGCAGACTTCAAGGCCGTGCAAAAATCAGCCGAAGAACTTGGCCGGTGCGAGACGCGGTCGACGCCTTATTACGCGCTCAACTATTCAAACAATGACCCGGTCGCCTTCACGGCGGTGCGGTTTGAGGCCTGTGATAATTAGGAATTGAGGCCAGTGGCCGACCAATAAGAGGAACCGAAGGGCGGTTAGAACATTTAGTGAACATACTTCTAATTAATGGAGCCATGTTCAATGAGTTACTCAGCCACCGATACCCCAAAGACCTACGCCCTCTCCAATGCGGAGAAATCGCCCGAAAACTGGACGACAGGCGATGAGCCAATGACTGGCGCACAGGCGTCCTACCTGAAAACCCTCTGCGAAGAGACCGGCGAAACCTTCGATCCAAAGCTGGATAAGGCTGAAGCCTCCATCCTGATTGACAAGCTACAGGGCAAAAGCGACCGGGTCGATGATGCCGGCTAGGACTTCAGGCCTCGTCAGCCCTTCTTCTTGGGGCCGGCATAGCCCTTCTTGCGCTCTTCATCGCTGAGGCTGGCCCACCAGTCAGCGTAGGAGCTGTCCTGCGGCGCCTTCATCGTTTCGTCCTGCGCACCATCATCCCACCAGACGGGGCCGCGCTCACCGAGGGCCTCCTTGGCGGCGTTGACCTGCCGACGCGCAGCTTTCAGCCGCGCCTCATTGTTCTGGATTTCCTTCACCTTGCGGCGGGCCGCCATCAGGTTTGCCGTCAGCGCTTTCAGGCCCGCTGGCGTGAGACGCGGGTCAGAGCGGCGCCAGAGCTTGCCGGCGGCAACAAAATAGCGCCCATCGGGCGTCTGGGGATAATCCTTTGAAGGCATGGATTGGGCAATTGGGCGCGGAAGACCTATACGTCAAGCCTGCCTTAACCGTCAGGACAGTCCTTCGATATTACCGTCCGCATCGAGTCCGATGGACTCGGCGGCCGGCACACGCGGCAGGCCTGGCATGGTCATGATCTCTCCGCAGAGGGCGACAACGAATCCTGCCCCTGCCGAGAGGCGGACATCGCGCACAGGCAGAACAAAGCCGCTTGGCGCACCGCGTAGCCCCGGATCGGATGAGAAGCTGTTCTGCGTCTTCGCCATACATACCGGCAGGTGGCCATAGCCGTCCGCCTCCCAACGCTTCAGACGCGCATGCACCGACGGGTCAGCTGACACGGTACTTGCGCCATAAATCCCGGTCGCAATGGCTTCGATCTTGTCCATCAGGCCAAGCTCATCGCGGTAGAGCGGGGCAAACTCTGCCTCATGGGAATCCGCGATGGCCGCGACTTTTTCGGCGAGCTCCAGCGTACCCTTGCTGCCATTTGCCCAATGGGTGCAAACGATCGCTTCAGCGTCTTTGCCCGCCACATAGGCGCGGATCGCATCGATCTCGCTTTCAGTATCGGCGTGGAAGTGATTGATCGCGACGATAACCGGCACGCCGAACTTGCGCATATTGTCGATATGGCGGCCAAGATTGGCGCAGCCTTCGACGACGGCAGTCGGGCTCTCTTTGGGCAGGTCCGCCAGTGTCACGCCGCCATTCAGTTTCAGCGCGCGGCAGGTCGCGACGACGACGATGGCAGACGGCGACAGTCCGGCCTTGCGGCATTTGATGTTGAGGAATTTCTCAGCGCCAAGATCTGCGCCAAATCCTGCTTCGGTGACGACATAATCGGCAAGCTTCAGCGCCGTCTTCGTCGCAATCACCGAGTTGCAGCCATGCGCGATATTGGCGAAGGGGCCGCCATGAACGAAGGCGGGGTTATTCTCCAGCGTCTGGACGAGGTTTGGCTGTAGCGCATCACGCAGGAGCGCCGTCATCGGGCGGTCCGCCTTGATGTCGCGGCAGAAGACCGGTGAGCGGTCGCGGCGATAGGCGACGATGATACTGCCGAGGCGCTTTTCGAGGTCTGCAAGGTCTTCGGCGAGGCAGAGGATCGCCATGATTTCCGAGGCGGCCGTGATGTCGAAGCCCGCCTCTGCCGGAAAGCCATTGCCCGGCCCGCCGAGCGAGGTCACGACTGAGCGAAGCGCGCGGTCATTCACATCGAGCGCCCGGCGCCAGGTGATCCGGCGGGTGTCGATGCCAAGCTCATTGCCCCAGTGGATGTGATTGTCGATCATCGCCGACAGGAGGTTGTGCGCAGCCGTGATGGCGTGGAAATCGCCGGTAAAGTGGAGGTTCATTTCCTCCATCGGGACGACTTGCGCATAGCCACCACCTGCGGCCCCGCCCTTCATCCCGAAACAGGGGCCGAGCGACGCTTCGCGAATACAGATCGCGGCCTTCTTGCCGATCGCGTTGAGACCGTCGCCAAGGCCGACAGTGGTCGTCGTCTTGCCTTCGCCAGCAGGCGTCGGATTGATCGCCGTGACGAGGATTAGCTTCCCATCCGGTCGCCCCTCAAGAGAGCGGATAAACTCCCTCGAGACCTTGGCCTTGTCATGGCCATAGGGGATGAGATCGCCCGGCGGGATGGCGAGTTTCTCGCCGATTTCCTGGATCGGCCGCTTCTTTGCGGCGCGCGCAATCTCGATATCGCTCTTGTGGCTCATAGGCTTTCAACGCTCTCCCCTGCTCGCGCCTCGAAATTAGGGCGTAAGGGGCCCGGCGGCGAAGCCTGTCATGATGTCCCTTTCCTATCAGACCCTGCAGGCGGCGAAAGCCCCATCAGGATTTTGCTTGCTGGCCTCACACCGTTGGAATATTTACCAGCCGCCGCGGGCCGATGCGGGCGGCCGCATCCGCGCGGTGGGTCCTTTGACAACGAATGTCCAACAAGGCGTTTGACTGTGTGTCCTGCGGGGCGTGCTGCTTCAGCCGTAACCCGCGCTATCTGAAACTGCTGCCTTATGACGCCTCACGGGAGCTGCCCGACGAGAGCCTAATCCACGAGACTGGCGAGACCTATGTGAGCTTTGCCTGCGGGCACTGCGTTCACCTCGACCTCTCCAATGGCAAGGCGGCCTGCCAGGTCTATGAGGACCGCCCCGAAGCCTGCCGGGCTTTCCGAGCCGGAAGCTTTGAGTGCATGAAGGCGATCCGCGCCAATGGCATCATGGGCGAGAAGGTCCGCCAGCCCGTCCCGGATGTTGCCGCCTAGACCAATTCCGCTTTCAGCGGGATCGGTCGTCGGTTTGTTTGCGCTCACGCCAGCCCGCTGATGCGGGCGGCTCCGCGGGGGCGGCGCATTCGCGCCGGGCTCGCCTTTCTCGCCTCCGCGTTTCCGTCGAAGTCGGAAACGCTCTAGTGCGGCGTTTCCAGCTTTGGCCGGGCGCGGCCCATGGTCCAGTTTGACTGGCCGCGCACTTTCGGGTTCGGGGCGCACCAGATCTCTCCGGTGGCCGTGATCACCGTGACCCAGATGAGGTTATGCTCCTGGCCGTAATCGATGACGGCGATGGCAAAGCCGTCCCCCTTGTCGGTCACCGTCATGGGGATAGGCGGGTTGAGCTGCGTGAACATGGCTGCGCTTTCGTTGAGCAATGAAGGATCAACAGCGCGGCGCGAGATTTGGTTTCCACCCCGCGCGCTGAGACCGCCCGCAGCTTAACCTCGATCATGCAGGAGAGGGCCTCCTACCCCCGTGAAGGATAAATGCCCTGCGTCACCACGCACTGCTTCAGCACGAGGAAGGGCGGCATATTCTCGCCCGTCGTGCTGTCGCCCATCACCTCGCCCTCCCCGAAATCGACGGGGACCGGATTGTTGGTGGCGTTATTTTCAAGACCGCCCTTCGCGCCTTGCTGGCGCGGGGTGAGCCCCGGACCATCGCCTGCGCCAATCACGGTGCGGCCGCGAAGGTCTGGCAGGGCAAAGGTCGTGCGCCCGTCGCCGCCATAGAAGGTGCCGAAGAGGGAGAAGAGCGCCGTATTTTCGCTGATCGAGAGAAGGCGCCCATCCGCCTCCAGCGTGCCACGCGGGCAGAAATTGAAGCCGACCGTGATGATCTCGCCCAGATACTCGTCCGGCCCGGCATGGGCGGTCGGCGCTGCAGCGATGGCGAGCGTCGTGAGCGCGGCGGCGGCGATGGTTGTTTTCAGCATGTGCGTGTCCCCTCTTTTCTCGATTAGCTATTGATGGCGCTAGTCCGCAGCGCGTTCAAGCGTCAGCCCGGACGGATGATCGGCGCCCTCGCCGTCGCGGTAGATCTCGCTGCGCTCCAGCGGGCCATCACCGCTCCATGAGAAGGAGAGGTCATGCTGGTGCTGCTCGCTCGCCGGGTCGTAATCGGTCACATCCCTGAAAGTGAAACGGATGGCGTCACCCTCGCTTGAGGTGAGCGCCATGCGCGGCTGGTTGCCTTGCGGGCAGTAATGGGTGGCGAGCAGCGTATCGCCGTCACGGTGATAGAGGGTGAGCGAGTGGGGTGCGCCCTGATAGGTCCACTCCTCGACCAGGACCGAGCCACGCGCACTCGTGCTGAACCCAATGCGCAGGCCATGCTCTGGCTGGCCCTGCAGCTGCCAGCTGCCTTCAAGAGTCTTGAGGCGCTCAAAGGCTGTGGCTGCCGCGCTGGTGTCAGCAAGGGCAGGCCCCGCAGCAAGCGTGATGAAGGCAGCAAGCGCCGCCGCGCAGTGTGTTTTCAGCATGGCAATGTCCCCCCGATGTGCCGTCTGGCGAGACTTTAGAGGGAGGCGGGACTGCGGCAAGGGGTGTTTGGGCAGGGGGGCGCGTCTCGCCCGCGTGGTTCGACTTCGCTCACCATGCGGGCTTTTCGGATGTCCCAACCAACCGCTCATCCCGGCGCAGGCCGGGATCTCGTGAAGCAGGCGCTGACCTTCTCCCTTCTCCCTTCTCCCTCGGGAGAAGGGTCGGGGATGAGGGGGACTGAGCTTCCAGCACACGCTGTGATTTGCAGTGATGAGCAAAGGCGCATCACTGCCGCTGTTTCATAGTGCCTCGGCGTAGCTCCCCCTCACCCCTAGCCCCTCTCCCAAGGGAGAGGGGAATTGTTCCACAAACACCAATATCGCCACGCGGGGCATCCCGCTGGCGGTACGCTTGCAGTCTCGCCCCAGTGACAGGGCCGGGCGCGTCCAGGGTGGACGCTGTAGGTAATGCCAGCCTTTCGGCGTGGCTGTAGAGCGTGCGCCATGGACGCGCCCTGCGAAGAATTGCCCGCTCGTTTGACGCGGGCCGCCCAGAGGACTCAGAAAGGCGAGCCGTCGCCTGACTGGACAAGTGGATAGCGCGGACCGCCATTGGCAGGGCCGTTAGTCCCATACCGGCAGCACTCGTCTCCTTCGCACTCCGCTCATGGGCAGCATTTGCCGCGCATGAGCCCTCCCGCCTCTGCCTGCGCGCACCGGGGTCTGTACCGGCGTGCGCAGCGTCAACGAAAACCATCACCTTCCGGTCGGTCCGGACCGCCCTGTCTGGTGATGGGAGGCGTGTAGTATGGGTCGGGCTTGAGAGGGTGGGGATGGATTTGTTTTGTCCTACGCCCTCTTCGACCCGCTGCGCGGGCCACTTCCCCCGCTTGCGGGGGAAGAAGAAGCCACGTTGGCGTCGCGCTTTCGTCCCCCGTTCACGGGGGAGGTGCCCGGCAGGGCGGAGGGGGTCTTGTTGTGGGCGCTTCACTCCGAAGATACCTGCGTCCTTCGACTTCGCTCAGGATGAGGGGCAGGTATCCATAGCGGGCCCCAAAGCCGGCAGCTAACGGTTCAGACGAAATACCTTGGACCCCTGCCTGCGCAGGGGTCTTCGGGAAGGTAGGATGAAGCCTTAAAGTCCGGCGTCACGCTCGACCGCGGGACGCGGTCTGAGCGTCCATCTTCTGACTTGAGATGATGAGGACGGCGGCGATAGCAGGAGCTGGACCCTCAGACGGGCTATCGCCCGTCGAGGGTGACGCTCTCCATGAGCGACACGCCCCGAACCCTCACCCTCAATAATGCGGCGGGGGACGATTGACCGGGGCGGCGGCTTCGCTGATGGCCTGTTCGCTGTCGGCGACCCGCTCGGCGAGGCGAACCACCTGCCGCTCCAGCCGCTCGATCAGCTTCCACTGCGCCGTGATGGCCGCGTTGAGGTCCTCAATCGTCTGGTCCTGATGGGCGATACGGATTTCAAGCTCGTCGAGGCGGGTGGAGTCTGTCGGGGCGCTGTCGGTCATGGGGGCGGGATTAGCGGCGCGTGTGGGGTGAGGCAATATTATACCTCCGCTCACCCCGCACTTGATCCGGGGTCTCGTGAAGTAGGC
This genomic interval from Thalassovita mediterranea contains the following:
- a CDS encoding chorismate mutase: MDAILLHTLAERFKLTQQVGVLKAQNDMPPADKAREARQIERLQRLASESGLDPAFAEKFLNFIVAEVIRHHEKIRGGQE
- a CDS encoding GNAT family N-acetyltransferase, which gives rise to MELGAPGLHTAMLRLEPLDEGHRTTIRTSNAAEHMWSSMPLIATGTNIDAYIDHSLKMAKLGTGQVMAAVREEDDRLIGLSAFLNPNRMNRRTRIGYNWIQPDLRGSEVVDHIQYLMLKRAYQWRARRVAWWLSQKNERAIAAVEKIGATREGVLRQHTRFADGSWADLVVLSLVGDEIRDAMAALGEQIETRAADSNT
- a CDS encoding DUF3072 domain-containing protein yields the protein MSYSATDTPKTYALSNAEKSPENWTTGDEPMTGAQASYLKTLCEETGETFDPKLDKAEASILIDKLQGKSDRVDDAG
- a CDS encoding dicarboxylate/amino acid:cation symporter gives rise to the protein MKAWFRIDLWKRVMIGLAIGLAIGAAVRYGMISSMGTEDGIERSREIAAIFKPLGDLFLNLIRMLVVPLIFLTLVSGVLALGDPKKLGSLGGRAIGVYMFTTLVAVTLGLIMGTIFQPGVGYDLSSVTPEQIAQTQQRLEGGGALETVGVYESIMRTILSIVPTNIVASMAAGDVLPIIFFAIMFGIGILMAGEAGQPVAKVFDAGAEAILKLTLIVMETAPFGVAALMAWVMADQGFSVVSSLALMTVALYLACALHMLLTHGFLIKVIGKLPLIPFFRGITDAQLVAFSTSSSSATLPVTLSVAEKNLGIGKPVASSVLPLGSTINMDGTALYQGLIALFAAQALGIDVSIGMYFTVAVMATLVSIGTAGIPSVSLFLATTTLAVVGATPDQMFVILAPLFAFDRLLDMMRTVTNITGDLAVSTLVAKWEGELDEAVFRAEDNTTAEIDQTMLN
- a CDS encoding hydrogen peroxide-inducible genes activator — protein: MQLPTLRQLQFLCALADERSFSRAADVCNVTQPTLSSAIKEIETLLGVQLVEREARGASLTAAGEEAVERARVIISSAADLVTAAQQAGAPLSGPFHLGAIPTLAPYLLPRTLASLRDDHPELKLYLREDQTDRLLDGLRKRQLDAALIALPWPTPGIETEILGEDEFLFIGPKDHKLSKADHLRPEDLASEDLLLLEDGHCLRDHAVSICALNPSRPGSDIGATSLATLVQMVAGGLGISLVPRIASEAGVAAGADVTIRPFETPVIGRQIGVAWRAGSAREVDARLIGDVVKRVLAGCQGETAAR
- a CDS encoding glycosyltransferase family 39 protein gives rise to the protein MTWIDRLSTGWKAWLILFALTMTAAAPGVFNLPALDRDESRFAQASKQYLETGDYIAIRYQDEFRNKKPAGIHWLQAGSTAVFGEGENLDIWTYRVPSWIGAGLAVLACFWAGIPAIGRRAAFMGSALFGASLLLTSEAHISKTDGVLVFLITLAMGCLIRLYLRKDNDKRLALAFWIIHGAGFLIKGPVISLVAGMAILVLWLWDRRDHQWMKALAWWPGPLISVLMVLPWLIAIQIATQGTYVEGAVGKDLKDKLVSASEGHGGLPGYHLMHLPAWFFPGILLFVPALVLCWRYLRHRTLESFGDVDRDALKFIVAWAFTTWLFFELLLTKLSHYILPAYPAFGLLCGWAAVKLMEDARAPVSRYLSTALFLIGGVALVLFTSPWAVEMLQADKAGDFRTVTEDAVMAQWQGASDFPLWLWAPGALLVLLAAGAMIARKIGIAIAGGVLAALLLGWQARIYVLPTQTWIQATETGKLALAEVCGIPRSDCGDTKAPDRVLALGFAEPSYVLTLGTQNLHPPETPTELPADDAAYPVVYLVNFEDPDADADFKAVQKSAEELGRCETRSTPYYALNYSNNDPVAFTAVRFEACDN
- the ffh gene encoding signal recognition particle protein: MFDALTDRLGGIFDGLTGRGALSEKDVSAALREIRVALLEADVALPVVKDFIGKVKERAVGEEVIRSVKPGQQVIKIVHDGLVEMLGGEDAETRLRVDNPPSVIMMAGLQGSGKTTTTAKIAKRLSERDKKKVLLASLDVRRPAAMEQLAVLADQLGANVTSLPIVQGQMPAEIARRALQAAKLGGHDVVFLDTAGRTSIDEQMMAEAAEIAKIAQPKETLLVADALTGQDAVETARRFHERLPLTGLVLTRMDGDGRGGAALSMRAVTGLPIKFLGTGEKLDGLDAFDAKRVAGRILGQGDIVSLVERAGDQLDQEKAERMAKRMRKGEFDLNDLAEQLKQMQKMGGLGGIMGMLPGAKKAKQAMAAANVDDNVIKRQEAIISSMTRKEREKPALLNASRRKRVAAGAGVEVSDVNKVLKMHRQMADMMKKMSKGGMKGMMNALGGAGVSPKDIAKMGQGAGMPGGLPGLGGGQLPPGLGGGKKK